A stretch of the Amycolatopsis sp. BJA-103 genome encodes the following:
- a CDS encoding helix-turn-helix domain-containing protein has translation MLRGDLVTTATADPTTTMVARDFTDFRTVVSHSFVPLHVTSEHRDHFRGRIRSCGADDVQLTEVTASAHVVERTPELIARADRHYYKLSLILSGTGLLVQDNREAMLRPGDVALYDTHRPYSLAFEEDFRTLVVMFPQRLIDLPRDLVGQLTAVPMSGKRGMGNVVVPFLAQLGSNLDQLGGPAGVRLAHTAVDLLATLFASELDLARATAGPHHELMRRVLAFIDTNLSSTDLGPAQIAAEHYISTRHLHGLFHEQGTTVSGWIRTRRLEHCRRELLDPVHASRPVAAIAAKWGFVDAPHFSRVFKTEFGCSPSELRRGLTVSDRLLPPSA, from the coding sequence ATGCTGCGAGGTGACCTCGTGACCACCGCCACCGCCGACCCGACCACGACCATGGTCGCGCGAGATTTCACTGATTTCCGCACGGTGGTGTCGCACTCCTTCGTGCCGCTGCACGTGACGAGCGAGCACCGTGACCACTTCCGCGGCCGCATCCGCTCGTGCGGCGCCGACGACGTCCAGCTGACCGAGGTGACCGCGTCCGCGCACGTGGTCGAGCGGACGCCCGAGCTCATCGCCAGGGCGGACAGGCACTACTACAAGCTGAGCCTGATCCTGTCCGGGACCGGGCTGCTGGTGCAGGACAACCGCGAGGCGATGCTGCGCCCCGGTGACGTGGCGTTGTACGACACACACCGACCGTATTCCCTGGCGTTCGAAGAGGATTTCCGCACGCTCGTGGTGATGTTCCCGCAGCGCCTCATCGATCTCCCCCGCGACCTGGTCGGCCAGCTGACCGCGGTCCCGATGTCGGGCAAGCGGGGTATGGGCAACGTCGTGGTGCCCTTCCTCGCGCAACTCGGCAGCAACCTCGACCAGCTCGGCGGCCCGGCGGGCGTCCGGCTCGCGCATACGGCGGTCGATCTGCTCGCCACACTGTTCGCGAGCGAGCTCGACCTCGCCCGCGCGACGGCCGGACCGCACCACGAACTGATGCGCCGCGTCCTCGCCTTCATCGACACGAACCTCTCCTCCACCGACCTCGGCCCGGCGCAGATCGCCGCCGAGCACTACATCTCCACCCGGCATCTGCACGGCCTCTTCCACGAACAGGGGACGACCGTCTCGGGCTGGATCCGCACCCGTCGCCTCGAACACTGCCGCCGCGAATTACTGGACCCCGTGCACGCTTCACGGCCCGTCGCCGCCATCGCGGCGAAGTGGGGTTTCGTCGACGCGCCGCATTTCAGCCGGGTGTTCAAGACGGAATTCGGCTGCTCGCCGAGCGAACTGCGCCGCGGCTTGACCGTGAGCGATCGGTTGTTGCCGCCCAGCGCGTGA
- a CDS encoding NADP-dependent oxidoreductase, whose product MRVITQQKLGGPEVLTFVDAPQPRPLPTEVLVRVKAIGLNPLEARLRAGEFPLLGEPPFVLGWDISGVVDEAPRTWRFRPGDEVFGMPLFPRAANAYAEFVSAPALHLVRKPASLSYVEASALPVVGLTAWQGLVDLADVSEGDRVLIHGGGGGVGHVAIQIAKALGAHVITTASGSKREFVEEFGADEVIDYTAVDFAEAVRDIDVVFDTLGGDTVERSLGVLRPGGHLVTAVAEEDAELAARYEAAGVHFSGVAVDPDPVALRGLVELAEQGKLRVHVQETFPFERVADAHRLLDGGHLRGKLVLTV is encoded by the coding sequence ATGCGAGTCATCACCCAGCAGAAACTCGGCGGTCCCGAAGTGCTCACCTTCGTGGACGCGCCCCAGCCCCGGCCACTTCCGACCGAGGTGCTCGTCCGGGTCAAGGCGATCGGGCTGAACCCGCTGGAGGCGCGCTTGCGCGCAGGCGAATTCCCCCTGCTCGGCGAGCCGCCGTTCGTCCTCGGCTGGGACATCAGCGGCGTGGTCGACGAGGCGCCGCGGACCTGGCGGTTCAGGCCCGGCGACGAAGTGTTCGGAATGCCGCTGTTCCCGAGGGCGGCCAACGCGTACGCCGAATTCGTGTCGGCGCCGGCCTTGCACCTGGTACGCAAGCCGGCGTCGCTCTCGTACGTCGAGGCGTCGGCGCTGCCGGTCGTCGGGCTGACGGCGTGGCAGGGCCTCGTCGACCTCGCCGACGTGAGCGAGGGCGACCGCGTCCTGATCCACGGCGGTGGTGGCGGGGTCGGCCACGTCGCGATCCAGATCGCGAAAGCGCTCGGCGCGCACGTGATCACGACCGCCAGTGGAAGCAAGCGGGAGTTCGTCGAGGAGTTCGGCGCCGACGAGGTGATCGACTACACGGCGGTCGACTTCGCCGAGGCGGTCCGCGACATCGACGTCGTTTTCGACACGCTCGGCGGCGACACCGTCGAGCGGTCGCTCGGCGTGCTCCGCCCAGGTGGTCACCTGGTGACGGCGGTCGCCGAGGAGGATGCGGAACTCGCCGCCAGGTACGAGGCGGCCGGTGTGCACTTCAGCGGCGTCGCGGTCGACCCCGATCCGGTCGCCCTGCGAGGTCTCGTCGAGCTCGCCGAGCAGGGCAAGCTCCGGGTCCATGTGCAGGAGACGTTCCCGTTCGAGCGCGTCGCCGACGCGCACCGGCTGCTCGACGGCGGGCACCTCCGGGGCAAGCTCGTCCTCACCGTCTGA
- a CDS encoding winged helix-turn-helix transcriptional regulator — protein MSDFGSGDLFLADCPARLAVEVIADKWTVVVLAGLSKGPVRHGELVDLIGGISRKVLTQTLRRLEAHGLVRRHAYAEAPPRVEYELTPLGATLIDPIHILTEWARANGDAVLEALDADPGGLR, from the coding sequence GTGAGCGATTTCGGTTCCGGTGATCTCTTCCTCGCCGACTGTCCGGCACGTCTGGCGGTCGAAGTGATCGCCGACAAGTGGACGGTGGTCGTGCTCGCCGGACTCAGCAAGGGCCCGGTGCGCCACGGCGAGCTGGTCGACCTGATCGGCGGCATCTCCCGCAAGGTGCTCACCCAGACGCTTCGACGGCTCGAAGCGCACGGACTCGTCCGCCGTCACGCGTATGCCGAGGCGCCGCCCCGCGTCGAGTACGAACTCACCCCTCTCGGCGCGACACTGATCGACCCGATCCACATCCTGACCGAGTGGGCGAGGGCGAACGGCGACGCCGTGCTCGAAGCGCTCGACGCCGATCCCGGGGGCCTTCGTTAG
- a CDS encoding LLM class flavin-dependent oxidoreductase, which yields MASATLPALSVLDTSPIVQGSMPRQALLNTVDLAYLAEDLGYHRYWVPEHHGMRGVASSAPAVLIAHLANATRRLRLGAGGVLLPNHAPLVVAEQFGTLAALHPGRIDLGIGRAPGGSKAASAALRPQRTKDFGVQLDELRGFLNLPEDAEVKAIPVLGGNIPELWLLGRSPESAALAAERGIKYAFAHHLAPDAPARADLVSVSVIAAEDDERAEWLAGSTRLKVLSRLRGNRVRLPSPEEAAAFPYTADDRAEIAKRSGAVLTGSPETLVPKLQRILDETGTAEIMVTTPLFHHADRRRSYELLASLPGRLTARSNRSASSRA from the coding sequence ATGGCCTCCGCCACGCTCCCGGCTCTCTCGGTCCTGGACACCTCCCCCATCGTCCAGGGCTCGATGCCGCGCCAGGCCCTGCTCAACACCGTCGACCTCGCGTACCTCGCCGAAGACCTGGGCTACCACCGCTACTGGGTTCCCGAGCACCACGGGATGCGCGGCGTCGCGAGTTCCGCGCCGGCGGTCCTCATCGCCCACCTCGCGAACGCCACCCGACGGCTGCGACTCGGTGCGGGCGGGGTGCTCCTGCCGAATCACGCGCCGCTCGTGGTGGCCGAGCAGTTCGGCACCCTCGCCGCCTTGCATCCCGGCAGGATCGACCTCGGCATCGGACGCGCGCCGGGCGGATCGAAGGCGGCTTCCGCGGCCTTACGTCCACAAAGGACAAAGGACTTCGGCGTGCAACTCGACGAACTCCGGGGATTCCTGAATCTACCCGAGGACGCCGAAGTGAAGGCGATCCCCGTCCTCGGCGGCAACATCCCGGAACTGTGGCTGCTCGGCCGCTCCCCCGAAAGCGCCGCGCTCGCCGCCGAACGTGGCATCAAGTACGCCTTCGCGCACCACCTGGCACCGGACGCACCGGCCAGGGCGGATCTGGTCAGCGTCTCCGTCATCGCCGCCGAGGACGACGAACGCGCCGAATGGCTCGCCGGGTCCACGCGCCTGAAGGTGCTCAGCCGACTCCGCGGCAACCGCGTCCGGTTGCCCAGCCCCGAGGAGGCCGCAGCATTCCCTTACACCGCCGATGATCGCGCGGAAATCGCGAAACGGTCTGGCGCCGTGCTCACCGGGAGCCCCGAAACACTCGTCCCGAAACTGCAACGGATTCTCGACGAGACCGGCACCGCGGAAATCATGGTGACCACGCCGCTCTTCCACCACGCCGACCGCCGCCGGTCCTACGAACTGCTCGCCTCGCTACCCGGGCGGCTCACGGCGCGTTCGAACAGGTCGGCCAGTTCCCGCGCGTAA
- a CDS encoding cytochrome P450 — MFALETAPARNLRRRAEEIAKPVTRWSIGHAIPRLALRAAARRGDLQGRLSVEASGGTDLTGLFDEIRSHGAIATTRVGHVTTRHSACKEILTSDAFKTVRFVPDNPLLNRLVAWSASGLIHPIEPPSLLASEPPDHTRYRKLVTRVFTARAVEQLRHRTQAIADELLDGLDPDGPVDLVEQYCGLLPVTVISQILGVPPEERDKVLALGGAAAPSLDLGLPWKTFRTVEATLAEFDSWLTLHLEKLRANPGDNLLSQLIAAREDGVGLTERELKATAGLVLAAGFETTVNLLGNGIALLTRHPDQLGKLRGNPELWSNATDEILRYDPPVLLTGRLSARDTEIGGKPIGRGAIVSTVLAGANRDPEIFDDPSTFDVTRANARDHVSFGAGRHYCLGASLARMEGEIGLRSIFERFPDLRLQGGARRRQTRILRGFETLPATLS, encoded by the coding sequence ATGTTCGCACTCGAGACCGCTCCCGCCCGGAACCTCCGGCGCCGGGCGGAGGAGATAGCCAAACCGGTCACCCGCTGGAGCATCGGCCACGCGATCCCCCGGTTGGCCCTGCGGGCCGCGGCGCGCCGGGGCGATCTCCAGGGCAGGCTGTCGGTCGAGGCGAGCGGCGGAACGGACCTGACCGGGTTGTTCGACGAGATCCGCTCGCACGGCGCCATCGCCACCACCCGGGTCGGGCACGTGACCACGCGGCATTCGGCCTGCAAGGAAATCCTCACCAGCGACGCGTTCAAGACCGTCCGATTCGTTCCGGACAACCCGCTGCTCAACCGGCTCGTCGCCTGGTCGGCGTCCGGGCTGATCCATCCGATCGAACCGCCGTCGCTGCTCGCCAGCGAGCCGCCCGACCACACGCGCTACCGCAAACTCGTCACGCGCGTCTTCACCGCCCGCGCGGTCGAGCAGCTGCGGCACCGCACGCAGGCCATCGCCGACGAACTGCTCGACGGCCTCGACCCGGACGGCCCCGTCGACCTCGTCGAGCAGTACTGCGGGCTCCTGCCGGTCACCGTCATCAGCCAAATCCTCGGTGTCCCGCCCGAAGAACGGGACAAGGTGCTCGCGCTGGGCGGCGCCGCGGCCCCGAGCCTCGACCTCGGGCTGCCATGGAAGACCTTCCGGACGGTCGAAGCCACGCTGGCCGAATTCGACTCGTGGCTCACCCTGCACCTGGAGAAACTGCGGGCGAATCCCGGCGACAACCTGCTCAGCCAGCTGATCGCCGCCCGCGAGGACGGCGTCGGCCTGACCGAGCGGGAACTCAAGGCCACCGCGGGACTGGTGCTGGCGGCCGGGTTCGAGACGACCGTCAATCTCCTCGGCAACGGCATCGCCCTGCTCACCCGGCATCCGGATCAGCTGGGGAAACTGCGCGGGAACCCGGAGCTGTGGAGCAACGCGACCGACGAGATCCTCCGCTACGACCCTCCCGTCCTGCTCACCGGTCGGCTGAGCGCCCGCGACACCGAGATCGGCGGAAAGCCCATCGGCCGCGGGGCGATCGTCAGCACCGTGCTCGCGGGCGCGAACCGCGATCCGGAGATCTTCGACGACCCCTCCACCTTCGACGTCACGCGGGCGAACGCGCGGGACCACGTGTCCTTCGGCGCCGGACGGCACTATTGCCTCGGCGCGTCGCTGGCGAGGATGGAAGGCGAGATCGGGCTGCGGTCGATCTTCGAGCGCTTCCCCGACCTGCGGCTCCAGGGTGGGGCGCGGCGGCGGCAGACCCGGATCCTGCGCGGCTTCGAAACACTTCCCGCGACCCTCTCGTGA
- a CDS encoding hemolysin family protein, which translates to MGGYGFDIALVAVLVVVNAVFAGSEMALISLREGQLRALERDGRASARTLARLARDPNRFLATIQIGITLAGFLASATAAVSLSEPVVPLLSFLGDAAGAVAVALVTMVLTFLTLVLGELAPKRLAMQNALRWALLVARPLNLLSTISRPVVWALSASTNFVVRALGGRAEADPDQMSPEELRELVSAQRGLNAEQRMIINGALEIHERRLREVLVPRRAVFTLAAELDLESARRQLAESGHSRAPVARGGHLDDVVGVVSLRDLLEDRDDLAEVVRPAVVFPDSLRVSDALRSFKAEREQMALVVDEHGAVAGMVTLEDLLEEIVGEIYDETDRDVLAVRDGKDGSLVLPGTFPVHDLVDVGVELGDTPPGEYATIAGLILVILGRIPEKPGDRVVVSGWTAEVLGVEHHAITRVALHRGANAER; encoded by the coding sequence GTGGGCGGCTACGGGTTCGACATCGCGCTGGTCGCGGTGCTGGTGGTGGTCAACGCGGTGTTCGCGGGCAGCGAGATGGCGCTGATCTCGTTGCGCGAGGGCCAATTGCGGGCCTTGGAGCGGGACGGTCGCGCGTCCGCCCGGACGCTGGCGCGGCTGGCGCGCGACCCGAATCGCTTCCTGGCCACGATCCAGATCGGCATCACGCTCGCCGGGTTCCTGGCCTCGGCGACAGCGGCGGTGTCCCTCTCCGAACCCGTGGTTCCGCTGTTGAGCTTCCTCGGCGACGCCGCCGGAGCGGTCGCCGTCGCGCTGGTGACCATGGTCCTCACCTTCCTGACCTTGGTGCTCGGCGAGCTGGCGCCGAAGCGGCTGGCCATGCAGAACGCGCTGCGGTGGGCGCTGCTGGTGGCGCGTCCGCTGAACCTGTTGTCGACGATCTCGAGGCCCGTGGTGTGGGCACTGAGCGCGTCGACGAACTTCGTCGTGCGCGCGCTGGGCGGACGGGCGGAAGCCGATCCGGACCAGATGTCGCCCGAGGAACTCCGGGAACTGGTCTCGGCGCAACGCGGTCTGAACGCCGAGCAGCGCATGATCATCAACGGCGCACTGGAGATCCACGAACGACGGCTGCGGGAAGTGCTCGTTCCCCGCCGCGCGGTGTTCACACTCGCGGCCGAGCTGGACCTCGAGTCGGCGCGGCGGCAGCTGGCCGAGTCGGGCCACTCCCGGGCGCCGGTCGCCCGCGGCGGGCATCTGGACGACGTCGTCGGCGTGGTGAGCCTGCGCGATCTGCTCGAAGACCGCGACGATCTCGCCGAGGTGGTCCGGCCCGCCGTGGTGTTCCCCGATTCGCTGCGGGTCTCGGACGCGCTGCGCAGCTTCAAGGCCGAGCGGGAGCAGATGGCGCTGGTCGTCGACGAGCACGGCGCCGTCGCGGGCATGGTCACGCTGGAGGACCTGCTGGAGGAGATCGTCGGCGAGATCTACGACGAGACCGACCGTGACGTGCTCGCCGTCCGCGACGGCAAGGACGGTTCGCTGGTGCTGCCCGGCACGTTCCCGGTGCACGACCTCGTCGACGTCGGGGTCGAGCTGGGCGACACGCCGCCGGGGGAGTACGCGACGATCGCGGGGCTGATCCTGGTGATCCTGGGCCGGATCCCGGAGAAGCCGGGCGACCGGGTGGTGGTCTCCGGCTGGACGGCCGAGGTGCTCGGCGTCGAGCATCACGCGATCACGCGCGTGGCGCTGCATCGTGGAGCGAATGCGGAGCGGTGA